From Syngnathus typhle isolate RoL2023-S1 ecotype Sweden linkage group LG5, RoL_Styp_1.0, whole genome shotgun sequence:
AAACACTAATGACAATTAGGGAAAATAATGCCACTTGGCACAAGACGTTGAGAATCATGTTACAGTAGTCCATCAAACtctaaaacattttttgctCCATCCTTTGATTGATGGCAGTTATAGTCTTCGAGCTTTCTCGGAGTCCAGAAAAGTCTCTGCTAGCGCAGTCCACACAGAATGTAAGCATCTGCCACCTTTGTACGGAACACCAGGGATCCCATATGGAGAAGGGAAGTGATGACAATTCTAAGGGCCCATTACTGACCGATCCCATGGAAAACAGTATTTTCAATTTGCAGCTTTtctattttttccttttccctgGGGCCCGCGCACCCTGGCAACACTACATAAATTGACCGAGAGAAGGTTCAGGGATTCTTTGATATGATGACGAGATGGGATTTCACTTGGAGGAAGCTGCTTCTTCAGTGGAGGGGAGGTGTCGGGGTCAACAGAACTCACAGCAATGGCAACTGTACATAGTAGGAGACAGGAATTAAACCTTCAGCGCACACTCCACTCAGCACACCTGCAAAgaagacagcaaacgagcaaagACATGGGTATGTCTAATCATACTTGACTCCTTTATGCAGTAGTTATAAAAGAGGTTCTCACATTGGTGTTGCATTCGATACCGGCACGAGTACCGCGCCTTGATATTTCGACTtcagaaacatttatttttcgcaccttgtattaaaaaaaaaaaaaaaaaaacattagtaaAAGACCGGCTCGCCAAGTCCGTCTTAAGGGCGAGTATACATACACGCAAAGCTGCCAGTCTAGCAATGGGTGAAACGCCTTTAAGTGCCTGACAAGGCTTCTTCTGCATGAGTGTAAGAGGAAGATAGTTTCAAGCAAAGAACCGCTTGCTTTCGCATCTCCGCTTCTTGTTGAAAAGAATGATGCGCAAAGTGTCATGCGGAACTTTTGGGAATTTTATTGCCAACTCCCATGGCAAACCAACCGACATGACAAAGTTTGTCAGTAAAGCTTATTTTAAAACTGCCGTGGCTCAAGACGGGTACATCTCCAATCTGGCCAAGTACGTCATTGACAGGCGACTACTTGGGACATGTAGCGGACCCCacatgcacgtgcacacacTCAAAGCGACGTTACTGGCTCATTACCAATCAAATGTAGATATTTACTTGATAGTAACGGTGGAAATGTACAATACCAACAATGGATGACGTTAAATTCAGTCAACTAGGTCAAGAATGTGACAGCGAAAAAGCTTATCAGTAAATGCATACAAGTACATGCATTGAAATGTATGCAGTATGCTTATTTAAACACTAATGCAGGCATTTATCTCACTATTAAAATCCATTCTTAAAATGAAAAGGGCTAATTCTGTGTCCAAATTGCATAGAGTTTATACAGCTGCATATCCAGCCATGAAAATTATCataacttgtaaaaaaaaacattttcaatattGATTAGCAAGATTTATGTGCGCTAATGTTAACACGTGTTTATGTTTAAAATGCTATTTTCTATTAAGCATTTCCTTCTTTTGTCAGTTTTAGTTTTGTCGAGGTAGCGTTTCAGTACTGGTATCGAGGTACTTTATTCAGGTGAACATTTTTGTATTGTGGCAACACAACAGGAAACATCTCAATTATGTTAAACCAGTAAAGGAAAAGGAAGTACAGaaggggaattaaaaaaaaaaacaatacaattgCCTGATCAACATGGATCTTAGGTCAAGCAATCAAAATCACACATTCTGTTCACAAGAGTATAGCAAGCGTAGTCAAGTTGACTGGCGGGAAACTTGTGTCGCcacattccaaacaattttaaaTTACCACCACAATAGTGGTAGTGACAGATAGATAGTGGAGAGATGAGCCATGTGCAGAATTAATAACAGATTTCTTTGTGAATTCACAGTGGGGTAATTAGCACCTCTTGACAGAAAAAAGTTGTGTTCAAGGATTATTATCTTTGCATGTGAACGTTTGTACAGgtataaaataaaacacctcAAAAAGATATTTCCACTTTTTTGAGTTTGCATTCATTAATAATGGAGAGTTGGATCTCTGAATTGTTTGTGACGATACTCTGTAATGCAAATAGGGAATTTAGAAGCCTAAttttaatgatttattttttactccTGTCATTGTCACAGTTATTTGTGTGTCAGTGCAACAGTTTTCTGTGTTCATGCAGGGACAGTgatatctgtttttgtttttgacttttaaaatacTAAATGATGAATAAACAATGTTGTACTTCTGAGTTATCATATTTGACCCATTTTCAGTTTATCTGACTGATCAAATATGCAGCTGTGTTAAAAGAGAGAACGCAATGCAGATATTTAAACATGCGAGATTTGTaaggaaaatatttatttaccttCTGGTCCGTCATTACAGAGTTACTTTGAAGTTGTGGTAGGTGGCTACTGAGCAAGGCAGCACCGGGTCTGTCGTGCTCACAGAAAATTGTACCATTGATGTAATGGAAGCGATCTCCAGGCATCAGTCTGTTCCTGCACGTGGCACAGCTAAAACACTGCCAGAGAAATACTAAACGTTAGGACcataaataaaatcaacacaGGAACATCATATCCGGTTTAATAATATACTTCGTACGACAATGTTTGATGGTATTGTGTGATTTAATGGTGAACACAATAAGTGACGAAGGAATCAGTAACATGACataaaagaaatacataaaaATGCATGAATGCTGTTTTCGATTCAAGAACTGCATCAAGTGGTTAAAAGTCACTTTTACCTCACAGTTATGAAAATATGGTCACTAATGTCATGGAAGTGTGCGATTATGTAATATTCTACTACATTGTACTAAGGCTGtcgttttgttttatattttttctttcatgttaCTACATAAGTTAAGCAAAATGTTAGAAACACAAGTGAGCTTGAAGGGCACTAAGCAACAAACATTTTTGTATGATCTGGTTTGTTGTGAAATGAAAAATGTatcagtggcaaaaaaaaaaaaccttaattGTCTTTGCAAAAGGCAGAATTTTTTATACAATTTGGTAGTGTGAAAATTGTGCTGGTGTTCCTAATGAACTGTCTGAGTCTATGTTTGAGGGTTGGGGGGGATGAGGAATACCCCAGATGTTTCTGTCAAACGCACAGCAGGACGCAAAGCAGGCTGAAGTGGGAGCTGGGGACTTACCTTAAGGTGGTAAACATTTCCCTGTGCCCTCATCACCATCTCATTGGCTGGGATCGACTGGCCACAGGCATTGCACGCCCCGCTGTGCCCAAACAgcctgcaaattaaaaaaaaaaaaaaaggaaaaaggctCATTTGATACAACCTCTATAGGCTGAAAACTACCcacttctcttttcctcttgatACCTCATCGCCACATAAGAGCTCACCTGATGTAGTCGCTGCGACACAGAATCATGCCTCCTTTGCTGTAGCAAGTGGTGCCAATGTCGCCCAGCTGGGCTTGGCAGCAGGAACACTTGAGGCACCGAGTGTGCCAATAACGCTCCATGGAGAAGAGCAGGAAACGGTCAGCGATCTTCCCCCCACATCCTGCACATGACCTCGGGGCAGGCGCTACGCCTGACGCTTGGTTGTTCACCATACTGACGTGGGCCCTCGGTGGCTCCTGGACACAGGACGCACGGAAATTGGAGGCATGACACAGTGACAGTGTTACTGATCCGTATGTTCAGATTAAGAGTATGTTTCATGTTTTTAGTTAAATGGTTAGTTTTGATGAGGATGTGCTATTCCATTGctgtgggtgtttttttttatatatacaagtATTCAATTAGGTTATTGTTCAGTGCTTACTTTTCACGAGAAATGCAGCTTGACATGAACTGCAGGATACAAACGGGTAACTTTACCAAGACTATACTGTACCGAAACGTCATATAAATGAGTATTTGCAAGGCAGAAACTTCAGTAAACCTTGTATTAAGATACAAACAGTGAGGTGAATCTGTTCGTGCAAGgtcatggttgtttttttttttgtttttttttttttaagggggaaACAAGGAAAGTCGCAAAATGGAACTTCTTCACGCCTACCAGCTTTCAGACGGAAGGTATTCATGTCAAAGCGTTTCTTTTTCAATCCGTTCTCAATGTCGTATAGAACTTTAACCAAACAAAACTGTAACAACGTTAACGTAGAAGTTCAATAAAAGCCTCACTGGCGCTGACGGAAATGAAAAAGAAAGGGAGCGGAGAAACAGACGCGTTACCTTGTCGAGCCAAAAGGTCTTCCTCCTGCGTTGAAATCAAAAGGCTGTGCAAAATAATTCTCAGAAAAACATGGTCGCCTTTACGTTTGTAAAACTTGATTTAGGCGTAACAATGTTGCGGCCCCATCTCTTTGTAGAAGAGTGTGTCAAAAGAAGCATAAAATCCCAGAACAGGATGGCGCGCGGACTGCAAATAGTTTTGAGGAAAGTCTCTCACTTGGGGATCCCCGAATAAAGCACTATACGCGGCGAGGAGGTAACATGCCAACCGCTCCTTCTTTACGTCACATTCGCTCTTCCAGCTGTCCGTCTGATTACACGCCTTCCACTATTTCTGACGCTTATGACAGCGACGCTATTCATCAAATTGCGCAAGGGGCTATTTAAATTACTGAGAGCGAATGTTGCGACGTAAAGCATGAAACAACCAATAGCTGAGCAGTGGGCGTGGTCAAAGTCACAATGATTTATGGGTTTCTCGTTGCCGAATCTTTCTATTCCCACTTGCATAAAGCCATACAATATAAGCAGATTCAAGAGAACACTTTGTGgtgtattttcaaatgttttaattaaCAAAAAAGGTATGTCTTTAAACCTAACCTGCTGTATTCTATTCTTTTAGGATTAACAGTAcaagagtttgtgtgtgtgtgtgggggggggggcgttgagACAGCCAATGAGCCAAAAATACTGTTAATATACTAAGGATGCGGCTCTTGTTTTCCTCCCTTTGAAATTAGGGTTACgttgtgtttattttatgattCCAATCCATTCCTCTTTTGCTGTTgctcaaaatttaaaaaacatttctcaGACTGGATTCAAATTTTCCTGAAAAAAGTTAATGCTTCTCTTACATCAACGtagaaatacattttcaatataAAGAAGTTAAGTTTATCATGCCTTGCTGTGAGCTCATCATCCCTAGAATCTCCCCTGCTTGACCCAACTTTACATCATTCACtattctgtccatccatccatccatccatccatccatccatccatccatccatccatccatccatccatccatccatccatccatccatccatccatccatccatccaacactTATCCAGTCAGGTCGTGGGGGCAGCAGGGAAGCCCAGACTTCCTTCTCCCCAGCCAATTTGTTAAACTCATCCCGACGAAGCCCAAGGCGTTCCTAGGCCATCAGGCCAGCCGggagacagtctctccagcgtATCCTAGGACGTCCTTCTGGAGGGACATGCCCGAAACACTTCACCAGGGAGACGTCCCGGAGGCATCCTGATCAGATGCCTGAGCCACCTTATCTGGCCCCTCTCTACACAGAGGAGCAGCGGATCGACTCGGAGTCCCTcctggatgaccgagcttctcaccctatctctaagggagagcctggacacccTGCAGAGATAACTCATTTTGTCCGCTTGTATCCgagatcttgttctttcggtcaccaTCCATAGGTGGTGagcataggtgagggtaggaacgTAGATCGACGAGAAAATAAAGAGCTTTgcgttttggctcagctcttttCTCACCACGGGGAAGacatagctcagtggtagagtgtTCTGTCTCCTAACCAAGAGGTTGGGGATTCAATCCCCAGTGCTTGTAACCATGTCAAAGTggccttgagcaagacactgaagcCCCCAGTTCATCCTGATAGCTTGTCAACCGTTAGTGAATGACGAAGCATTGTGAAGCGCTTTGAGTACCAAAGGTAGAAAAGTgcacagagtccgcattacagcAGTCGCTGATCCGATCTCATGCTCCATTCTGCCCTCGCTCGTGAATAAGACCCCAAGACACTTGAACTCCtctacttggggcaggatccccGACGCGGAGAGGACATTTCACCTttttccgactgaggaccatgATGTCAGAACTGGAGATGCTAATTGTCATCCCAGCTGCTTCATACTCACCATTCTGCAAACCACTCCAGTGATAGCTGGAGATCTCGATGATAAAGCTGTGATGGAGCCAGCAGCACCACATCATCAGCAAAAagcaccgactcacgacgtcccaaTTTGTGGTCAGAAGCACCCTATCGCCACTATACAGATGCACTGCTTGCCCCTCCTGAGACGTCGgacggtggaccagaatttcttaGAAGCTCTCCGGAAGTTGCTATCCATGGCTCACTGAAGTCCTCCGATGCCTGGGTTTTTGTTTCAGCAACCGGCGAAGCCTGTCTTTCATTTTGCCATCtgatacctgtcagctgcctctggagtcccacggGCCAAAAAGGCCCAACAAGACCTTTTCTTTCAGCTTAATGGCATCCCTTactgccggtgtccaccagcgggctCTGGgtttgccgccacgacaggcaccttATGACCACAGCTCCGATGGAATAGAGACCATTTCCAACAAATATACCTTATCTATTAAACTTCTGTTTTAAATACAAAGTAGAGAAAAAGCCAGCAGAATAATACTTATAAAAGGATAATTCAATTTTAAATGGAACATTAAACTTTTACATTTTCTTGTATaactgcattttattcagatcaTACTTATAAAAGAATAATTCAATTTTAAATGGAACATTAAACTTATACATTTTCTTGTATGACTGCATTTCATTCACGAATACATTTACAAAAGTTTCAATTCATTTGTGGTCCAAGGAATTTGGGTCAAGCAGACTGATGATACAGTCGTAATTTCAAAGCATATAGATGCATATTTAAGAGGTTCCATTTGATGTCCCCATCATTCAACCGTTTGAAATGCGTTATAATCATCGGCATTCTTAATCCAAGAAGAAAATTTTTAAATGACACCCTACTTTAAATTTTTGTTGCTCGTCACACATTGCACGCAGACCACACACAGATGCAGGCATGCAATGAGCCATGAATGGAAGTGCTTTGAATTTTAAATAACCTGGTGAATTTAAATAGCCATGTTAGCAGGACGCCTCAAACGTGCACTTATTTTATGTATCTTTTACTTTTCTGCACGTCAGATTGTAGGTGTAGTTTCGAATACAGCCGCTAGATAGCAGTACACATCCGTTTTCGGTACTGTACCCGAGAGAGAAATGCCACACTGGTGGAACATTTCTTTCCTGTATCACTTAATCATATTTGCTTTTGGAGTCTTTCTTCCCTTGCTGCATACCTTCCATACccacatttttattcattatatGCGAAAAGAAAGAACAGAGCTGAGGAATACTGAAAAGAAATGtacctgtttgtttgtttgtttgtttgtttgtttgtttgtttgtttgtttgtttgtttctgatCGCAGCTGGTGTGGCAGCAAGACTTCTTGAGTTCTGACGTATTTCCTGTTCCTCTATCAAGGCCATGCTCAAAGTCACAGTTCACTGTGAATCTGGACAACACCTGACACTTCCAGTCTGGCTTACCTAGCCAATACAAActgtctgcagagcatcacacaCAGCAAAGCAGACTGCCAAGTCCATCACATCTATGAATCTTCCACACTGTGATGTGGAAATGGTTAATGCTCAGACTTGTGACGTGTCTGTTCCTCAGTTCTGACTACTCCTGTGATGCTTTGTTGTTATTTGAGTCAAGTTGAGCCCTGCATCTTCATGAGCTGTATCTTGTGCTAAAATTCAGTTCATCGCAAAACAACTGTAACAACAATTAACAACAACGTTTTGGGTCTTGGGGCCACTAAAAACCAGCGTTTTGTGAACACAGGTTTTGAGATGGAACTAGGAccttgtgtcaaactcaaggcccgagggccagatacggcccgccacatcattttatgtggcccgcgaagacaaattgtgcctcAAATTTGACcagtttgatttgaaaacgagttatttgtcagtttgttttgtagcttttactgtatataatatgaggtgctcatacatttatttgggttgacagtcataatggccctccgaaagaagctatgactacaatgcgtcccgcgaaaaaaatgagtttgacatccctgaactaggtcgacgagataagAAGGCGCTAAGCTATGTAATATTTTATAGGTTACCTTGAAATCGCATCtatatccgcctcacagttaggagggtacgGGTTAGGTATTTAAGGTGCAAATGTCAAAGTCTTATTGTAAACATGTGGAACAGGTGAAGAAAGAAAGTGGAACAGGCAAGCGTTGCCCACGCCCACCAAAATCCACTCATTCAATGCTAGGCTAAAAGTACAACAAGTACAACGAACCAAACAAATTCTGTACAACAAATTGATTTTGATACAGTAGTAGGGCACCCAGGATGGTTGTTGTTGCTAAGCACATCAGTATTCCTTTAATCACAACATGGGCTTTGGGAAAAACCtttcaaagaaacaaaaaatatgTTCAGCATGTTCTGTACTGACAAAAACTTGTCATGCAACTCATGAAAATTGGTTGCATGTATCTTCAATATACATAGTCACTCCATTAATTGTCTGTATGAAGTCTGGCACAATGTAGTTTTCTTAATCAGCAACTGCTTGGGGCACTCTCAGACAGAGGTTCAAtcccaaggttttttttttctttcttctttcatattaatatttatttatgtaacaTTAGGATAacccatccacccattttcTGAACCTTTTTGTCATTCCTCTCATATTTCAAATAccaaacaaacattttcaaCGGCATCAAGTAATAGCACTCTATATGAAAAGGTCtttcactatatatatatatatat
This genomic window contains:
- the LOC133154290 gene encoding LIM domain transcription factor LMO4-B-like isoform X1 codes for the protein MVNNQASGVAPAPRSCAGCGGKIADRFLLFSMERYWHTRCLKCSCCQAQLGDIGTTCYSKGGMILCRSDYIRLFGHSGACNACGQSIPANEMVMRAQGNVYHLKCFSCATCRNRLMPGDRFHYINGTIFCEHDRPGAALLSSHLPQLQSNSVMTDQKLPLL
- the LOC133154290 gene encoding LIM domain transcription factor LMO4-B-like isoform X2, whose amino-acid sequence is MVNNQASGVAPAPRSCAGCGGKIADRFLLFSMERYWHTRCLKCSCCQAQLGDIGTTCYSKGGMILCRSDYIRLFGHSGACNACGQSIPANEMVMRAQGNVYHLKCFSCATCRNRLMPGDRFHYINGTIFCEHDRPGAALLSSHLPQLQSNSVMTDQKVC